Genomic DNA from Candidatus Kaiserbacteria bacterium:
TTTCGGAGTACGCGCGCCACTTCGGTGAGTGCAGTATCTTTACGGACAAACTGGAAAAGAATGTTTGAAAGAAGACCTGCATCGAGGGTACCATCGTTGAATTTTGTACCGCCTGGAGCTTCAATATCGCACCACACAGGTCGTATGTTATTGAGACGCTGCTCTGCTGCTTTGGTACCAAGAGCGTCAACAAGATTTTTTTGAATCTCACATGCGTACACTATGCCACTTAAGCCTACGGCACTTGAAAGAGGCTTTAAATATGCTCCACTACCCGCGCCAAAATCTGCGACGACATCACCTTCCCGCAAATGGAAATGGGTAACGGTATTCTCTGGGTCTACAAACCTTCCAAGTTGGGTAGGATACATATGTACAGTATACAGGGTCGCAGGGATATCGGTATGGGCAGTAGTGGAAAATGAGCCGGAACTGCAAAGCAGTTCTGGCTCATTTTCACACACTCCCAAACGCGCAGCGCTGAGGAAATTTGCTTGACTCCCAAACTTTCCAAAATTGATTGAGTACAAGGTGAGAAGCGAATACTTGGAGCTTCGCAAGAGGTTGTCGATATTTTATAAAAATATCATACAACCTGAACAGCGACCGTAGGTCGGGCAAGAAAATGAAGACGAGGCGTGAGAAAGTCTGGGAGACTTTCGCAAGACCTTGAACAGTTTCTGTGAAAGGTTTACCGTCTCTGTAAGAGACAGATGTACGATGAGTCTTCATTTTTGCAGCACAACGAAGTAATCAACAATTTTGGGAAGTTTGGTTAGAAATAGACAATTGAGGCGATTGCATCCCCCACCCGCATCTTCATCACCTTTACTCCCTGTGTCTGTCTACCGAGTGATGGCACATCCTTCAGTGGGAGTTTAATCACCTGTCCCTTCTTGCTCATCACAATAAGTTCGCCTTCGGCTTTATCTTCAGCACTCACAATCGCTGCACCCACGACCGTGCCTGTCTTTGAGGTAATTTTAGCAGTCTTAATACCAGAGCCACCACGCTTTTGGACTTTGTATTCCTTTGCCGGTGTTGTTTTACCAAATCCATTTTCCATCACAACGAGTATTTCGTCACTTTTACTTTCCTTTGAAAGCACATCTGCAGAAACGATCACATCACCCTTGCCGAGTTTCATTACATTCACTCCAGCCGCAGTGCGTCCCATCTGACGTACATCACTTTCCTTAAAGCGGATTGACTGACCCTTTGCCGTGACGAGTGACATCTCATCTCCCTTTCCGACAAATTTTGCAGAGATAAGCGCATCACTATCCTTGAGCGTAATTGCTATGAGTCCACTACGACGCACATCCTTAAATGATGCTGCATCAGACTTTTTACCCACACCGTCGCGTGTCACGAGTATAAGTGACCAGTCACCCTGCCATTCTTCCTTGCGTACCGCGAGCACTGAAGTGACTTTTTCTTCCATGGTGAGCGCAAGGAAGTTCATAATAGACTTGCCTTTCGTCGCACGGCGTCCTTCGGGGATATCATACATCTTAGTTTGATACACCCTGCCTTTATCCGTAAAGAAGAGGAGGTCGCTATGCATTGAGGTAGTAAGGAGTGTGGTCACCACATCTTCTTCTTTTGTATCCAAATCCACCACACCCACACCACCGCGCTTTTGTGTACGGTATTCAGATGGGTTGGTGCGTTTTATGTATCCACCTTGGGTGAGTACGAGCACACTTTCTTCATCCGCAATCAAATCCTCCACACTGAGCATCTTTACACCACCTTTCACTATCTTGGTGCGACGGTCGTCACCAAACTTTTCAGCCACTTCAGCCAAATCAGTTTTAATGATGGAAAGCATCTTCTTGCGACTTGCGAGAATTGCTTGTAATTCCTTAATAAGTGCCTGCACTTCTTTCAATTCATCTTCAATTTTCTTTCGTTCAAGACCTGCAAGTTTTTGGAGACGCATATCGAGAATCGCCTGTGCTTGAATAGCAGAAAACTTAAACTCCTTCATAAGGCCCGCATGCGCGGTCGGCACGTCCTTTGAGGCGCGAATGAGTTTGATAATAGCATCGATATGGTCAAGCGCTTTTTTGAGTCCGAGAAGGATATGCTCACGGTCTTGTGCCTTCGTGAGATCAAACTGTGTACGACGACGAATCACCTCCTCACGGTGTTTGATGTATTCTTCTAAGATTGCTTTGAGTGACAGTGTCTGTGGCACACCATTCACGAGTGCCACCATGTTGTAGTGGAATGTATCTTCAAGTTGCGTGTGTTTGTAGAGTTTGTTGAGGACCGTTTGTGGCTGTGCACCAGTCTTTAATTCAACCACAACACGAATGTCGGTGGTGGACTCGTCACGCAAATCGCGAATACCCTCGATGCGCTTGTCGCGGACGAGGTCGGCTATCTTTACGAGCATGTCTGCCTTGTTGACGCGGTATGGAATGGAGGTAATGACAATCGAGAAATTTCCTTTCTTGTCTTCAATAATCTCTGCCTCACCACGTACCACCACTCCTCCACGACCATTGGCATACGCGTGTGCAATGTCTTTTTGATTGAAGGCAATACCGCCCACAGGGAAATCTGGCCCTTTCACAAATTGGAGCAAGTCATTCGTGGATGCTTCTGGATTCTCGATAAGGTGCTCCACCGCCGCAGCTACTTCACGGAGATTATGTGGCGGGATATTCGTCGCCATACCTACCGCAATACCCAACGTACCTGCAAGGAGCAGGTTTGGTACCGCTGCAGGGAGTACTTCTGGCTCTTTTTTCGTTCCATCAAAGTTGGGTCGCCAACTGACGGTATCTTTTTCCAAATCTCGGAGTAATTCTTCCGCGATTTTAGACATTTTTGCTTCAGTGTAACGATACGCAGCAGCACTGTCTCCATCGATAGAACCAAAGTTACCTTGTCCCAACACGAGGGGGTAGCGTGTATTGAAATCTTGTGCGAGTTTTACCATTGCGTCATATACCGACGCGTCACCATGTGGGTGAAAACTACCGAGTACATCTCCCACTACCGTTGCAGATTTTTTAAAACGGGCACCTGAGGTCAGACCATTGAGACGCATTGAGTACAGGATGCGTCTATGTACCGGCTTCAGGCCGTCACGCACATCAGGAAGCGCACGTTGCGTAATCACCGACATCGCATAGTCGAGATATGATGTGCGCATTTCACCCGTAATATCCTGCGTGATTACGTTTTGATGCCCCAAAATAGGCAATGCTTCCTGTTTCTTTGGGTCATTATTATCTCCCGCACTCGATGTTTTTTTCTTTGAAGGCATAGTATTAATTTCAGTGAATGGGTCCTAGTATATCAGATTATTCGGGTTTTTGGCTGGTAGTGGTGCCAATAAGTATTATCTTAGGTGGCGGGGCTGGCTCTACGGGTACAACTTCTATGGGAGTCGAAGTGGCGAGTAGAGGTGCTGATTCTATAGGGGTAGATGTCGCTTCGCTTGTGGTAGCAACTGAAAGTGATTCAAGAGCGAGAGAGGAAGTATTTTCTGTAGGAACCTCATCCAATATGGAATCCTCTGCTGGGTCGGATTCGGGCGAAGTCTCACTCTCAAGTTTCTCTTTCCACTCCATCAAACTTCCTAACTGATTTTTTGTTTCGCCAATCAACGAGTTGAGACCTCCTTCGCTTTCTTCGCTTTCTTCATTTGCGCGTTGTTGTTTGTCGACTGAAATCGTATCTCCTATGCGTGCAGGTAGTGTAGACACCCACACAAGCGCAATAAGCCCAGTCATTACACCCGCGGCCAACAGCGAAAACTGTGTCTTTGCGATGGGGTCTTTTTCTTGAACACGCTTGAATATGCCCATACATTAACTATTGAGTACGACAATAGACCCTTCCATTTCGGCAAGATCTTTTTTCTTGATGGTGAGTTTATCAAGTGGCTTTACAGGATCAACACCAAATTCCTTAAAAAAGGCCTTGAGCGCAGTATCAGTGTAATGCATGGGAATAATGCAGCTTGCTTCAAGTTTCGTAGCAAGTTTAGAAGCTGCGGGTACATCGAGCACATCTCCGCCACCTATGGGAACAAAGAGAATATCAATATCTCCGAGTTCACCAAGAATCTGCGGGTCAATAACACTGGTACCGAGTGTTCCGAGAAATACAATATTAATACCTTCAAGTTTCACTTGGTAAATAGTGTTGTATCGCTTCACATTTTCATACATAGTCTCTATACCGTAGCCACGCGCAGTCATTTCACCCACCTCGTATTCACCAGGACCATCAATGACAAAAGGTTGTTTCGAACCATATTCGAGTTCAGATACCCCATTAAAATCGGGATGATTGAGCGAAACGAGTGCTACATCAGCACCAAAACGAACAGGGGCAAGTTTAGATTTCTTTGAAATCGGGTCAA
This window encodes:
- a CDS encoding class I SAM-dependent methyltransferase; amino-acid sequence: MYPTQLGRFVDPENTVTHFHLREGDVVADFGAGSGAYLKPLSSAVGLSGIVYACEIQKNLVDALGTKAAEQRLNNIRPVWCDIEAPGGTKFNDGTLDAGLLSNILFQFVRKDTALTEVARVLRKGGKLFVIDWTDSFGGLGPRPEDVFSETDARSLLEQAGFSCEGTFSAGDHHYGLLCHKK
- the gyrA gene encoding DNA gyrase subunit A, translated to MPSKKKTSSAGDNNDPKKQEALPILGHQNVITQDITGEMRTSYLDYAMSVITQRALPDVRDGLKPVHRRILYSMRLNGLTSGARFKKSATVVGDVLGSFHPHGDASVYDAMVKLAQDFNTRYPLVLGQGNFGSIDGDSAAAYRYTEAKMSKIAEELLRDLEKDTVSWRPNFDGTKKEPEVLPAAVPNLLLAGTLGIAVGMATNIPPHNLREVAAAVEHLIENPEASTNDLLQFVKGPDFPVGGIAFNQKDIAHAYANGRGGVVVRGEAEIIEDKKGNFSIVITSIPYRVNKADMLVKIADLVRDKRIEGIRDLRDESTTDIRVVVELKTGAQPQTVLNKLYKHTQLEDTFHYNMVALVNGVPQTLSLKAILEEYIKHREEVIRRRTQFDLTKAQDREHILLGLKKALDHIDAIIKLIRASKDVPTAHAGLMKEFKFSAIQAQAILDMRLQKLAGLERKKIEDELKEVQALIKELQAILASRKKMLSIIKTDLAEVAEKFGDDRRTKIVKGGVKMLSVEDLIADEESVLVLTQGGYIKRTNPSEYRTQKRGGVGVVDLDTKEEDVVTTLLTTSMHSDLLFFTDKGRVYQTKMYDIPEGRRATKGKSIMNFLALTMEEKVTSVLAVRKEEWQGDWSLILVTRDGVGKKSDAASFKDVRRSGLIAITLKDSDALISAKFVGKGDEMSLVTAKGQSIRFKESDVRQMGRTAAGVNVMKLGKGDVIVSADVLSKESKSDEILVVMENGFGKTTPAKEYKVQKRGGSGIKTAKITSKTGTVVGAAIVSAEDKAEGELIVMSKKGQVIKLPLKDVPSLGRQTQGVKVMKMRVGDAIASIVYF
- a CDS encoding MBL fold metallo-hydrolase: MIITHHGGQCFKVSFGNTTLAFDPISKKSKLAPVRFGADVALVSLNHPDFNGVSELEYGSKQPFVIDGPGEYEVGEMTARGYGIETMYENVKRYNTIYQVKLEGINIVFLGTLGTSVIDPQILGELGDIDILFVPIGGGDVLDVPAASKLATKLEASCIIPMHYTDTALKAFFKEFGVDPVKPLDKLTIKKKDLAEMEGSIVVLNS